The Trichoderma breve strain T069 chromosome 2, whole genome shotgun sequence DNA segment CCGAAGTAATCTGGGAGTAGATCGCACGCCGTCCCATCCCTTTGAGCAACTTCATAGCCTTGCCGTCTCTCGTAGTGAGCTACAAGCGTTTCACGTAGTTGCACTTGAAATGTCACGGGCTGATCCAAGGCCCCGGTATCACCAAGGAGAATAACGTCGGAATAACCCTCAGCAACAGCGTGTGGCAAGTCAACAAAATGATAAGCTGCTAGGATGAGAACACCTCGCTCATCACCGTGATATCAAACGCAGGCAGCcttgagaatggcaacaCCATCTGATTAGAAGATTAAATAAGCTGACAGTTGTCAGAGAACGACGATTCTGCCCTCAAGATTTAGAAACCGATATCGACTTCAGCATATGTACATTTTTGTGCACTTGGCCCTTTGCACCACCCCACGGCTCCAAATCAAAAGCTTTTGCACCAACTTCCTCCCACCCAAGGTTTTGATACATCTTTAGCCCGGAAGGGGAGGAGTCCAGCCAGCACCCGACATTATCGAGACCCTTATCTGCGTATCTAGCAGCTATGTCGGAAATCATGAACTCGAGAAGTTTTGTCCCAACTCCGCGCTTCTGGAAATTGGGATCAACGGCCAAATTCTCCAAGAATGCATGTGGTTCGCCATTGGTGAAGTCCAGTCGAGCTTTAGTCAATGTCCCGAAGTaatgaagacaaagaggcgCGTTTGCTCCCTTGGGAACTTCGTCTGAACTGTGAGGCCATGGATTCCGTTTAGAGGCTGTATGGGATGACTCATAAGTGTTATATACGGCTGCGCCAATTATGCGCTCAGCTGTTGCACCGTCGGGAGATGTTTCGTATGTAACCGCTTTGATGTAATGTGCCGTTGGGTCCGATTGCCAGACATGCTCATGTCTGGCGAGTTTTGAACTTCGAAGAATggccgaagatggagagggcgaTATGGGGTAAATCAGTCGTAATAAAGGTGAGGCCGCTCCGAATGCCCTTTCCTCGATATcgacaatcttctccagatctCCCTTGTTGGTCACGGGCAATACTTCTGTCGGAAACATGCCGGTTGTGTCTGATGCTTTCTGCATCTTCTATTTTTCCCGGGCTGAACGATAAGAATGACACTTTGAGAGAGTACGAACAAGTAAAGTTATGGGCTGTTCGAGCTAGTTGTACTTGTGGGTGGGACGTCGGTGGGACGTCTAGGCACCCTATCAGCGTCTTGGTATACACTAATTACATGCCCGGGCATTTAATAGACAGATATAAGCAGACATAAAATGGTCTATTATAGGTGCTCGCTGCCTTGCCTATTGGACTAGAGTTGGAGCTTGGCTACATGGCGGGCGCTCAACACCAATCCCCGGGTCAGGTAATCATGCTCAAAAGGCAAAAACTGGTGACTACGGTGTGAGCGCTTATTGACGCTGGGTCACTTGAACTGGCAAAATT contains these protein-coding regions:
- a CDS encoding acetyltransferase (GNAT) family domain-containing protein; protein product: MQKASDTTGMFPTEVLPVTNKGDLEKIVDIEERAFGAASPLLRLIYPISPSPSSAILRSSKLARHEHVWQSDPTAHYIKAVTYETSPDGATAERIIGAAVYNTYESSHTASKRNPWPHSSDEVPKGANAPLCLHYFGTLTKARLDFTNGEPHAFLENLAVDPNFQKRGVGTKLLEFMISDIAARYADKGLDNVGCWLDSSPSGLKMYQNLGWEEVGAKAFDLEPWGGAKGQVHKNVHMLKSISVSKS